From Hymenobacter sediminicola:
CGAGCTGGCCCGGGTGTTGGGGTTGCGCGTGCCCGAGCTAGTGTTTATTGAGCTGGACGAAGCCTTCGGCCGCACCGAGCCCGATGAGGAAATCCAGGATTTGCTGCGCGCCAGCACTGGCCTCAACCTGGCCCTGCACTACCTGGCCCGCGCCAGCACCTTCGACCCGCTCGTGACCACCGTGGACGCGCGCCTGGCTTCGCAGGTCGTGTGGCTCGATGCTCTTACCCTCAATGTAGACCGCACCGCCCGCAACACCAACATGCTGCTCTGGCACAAGGAACTGTGGCTGATTGACCACGGCGCCGCCCTCTATGTGCACCACACCGCACCCAACTGGGCCGAGCAGCAACGCCGACTTTTTCCGCAGATAAAAGACCACGTGCTGCTGCCCCAGGCCTCCGAGCTGACCGCCGTGGATGCTGATAGCCGCGCCCTGCTCACGCCGGAGGTTATCCGCGCCATTGTGGCACTGGTGCCCGATGCGTGGCTGCTGGAGCCGGACTTGTCGGTGGAGGCGCAGCGTGAGGCCTACGTGCGGTTCCTGGAAAGCCGGCTTGCTGCGTCAGAAACCTTTGTTCAGGAAGCCAATGCTGCCCGCCATGCACGTGTTTGAGTATGCCGTGGTGCGGGTGGTGCCGCGTGTGGAGCGGGAAGAATTCTGCAACGTGGGCGTAGTGCTTTACTGCCGCGACCAAGGCTTTCTGCAGTGCCGCTTCGGGCTAGATGAAGCTCGTCTGCGCGCCCTAGGTGGCCCCGACCTAGACCTAGAGGAGCTGCAAGCCCGCTTGCAAGCCTTCGAAAGAATTTGCCAGGGCCGACGGCAGGGCGGCCCCATCGGACAGATGGGCATAGCCGAGCGGTTTCGCTGGCTCACGGCTACCCGCAGTACCGTCGTGCAGACCTCCGCCGTGCACCCTGGCCTGTGCACCGATGCCGCCGAAACGCTGGCGCGCTTGTTCAGCCAACTCGTAGAGTAGATGTTGATCCGGTAGTGTAAAAACGAACAGGGCTCCGGTACTACCGGAGCCCTGTTCGTTGAGCGGCGCTTGTGCGGCGTCCACTGCCTATTGCTTCATGACGCGCTGCGTTTTGTCGAGGCCGCGGCCCTTGATGCGCAACACATAAATGCCGGGCGCCAGATGCGAAGTGTAGCGGTTGAGCTGGCTTTGCAGCAGCGGGCCAGAGCCCTGCAGGCGCAGAATAGGAGCCCCCTGCGGCAGGTTCACTTCCAGCGAAACCGGACCAACATTGGCCGGCAGCTCGGGCAAGCTGAATGCCCGTGCGCCACCCTCCGGATTGGGGTACATATACAGCCGCGCCGAAGCGGCGTTGGAAGGTGCCAGCCCCGAGAAGTTGATGCCGATAAGTACCGGGTCATGGTCGGAGGAGCGGAAAGGGCTAGCTACGTCGGTGGCAGCGCCAGCCGCGTCGTACTGCAGAAACGGAGGCTCTCCGGAATTGATGTTCCACTTGTGCACGTCGATGATACCCACCATGTTGGGCGTCACGATGCAATGGTCGAGAGAGCCGGTAAGGCCTTTGAACACGTACGAGGCGCTGGTTGGCGGCGTAACAGTCACTAGGCCGGCAGCCCGCAGAATATCGATGGGGTCTTCCTCATAGTTGGCGTTGTAGTCGCCGATGCACACCACGTGGCGGGCTCCGGCAGGCTTCACCTTCTGGTTGATGAACTGCACCAGTTCCCGAGCCTGCTCGCGGCGGCGCTGGTTGGAGCCGCCCTGGCCGTCGTTTAGGTCAGCATTGGGGCCGCTGCCGCTTCCCTTCGATTTGAAGTGGTTAACCACCAGCGCCAGCGTGTCGGGGCGGGCCGAGCGGCGGGTGATAAAGAGCTGCCCCAGCGGGGGGCGTTCAAACACGCCCGGCGTCATATCAAGCAGCGCTGGGCCCAGCGGCGTTACAGCAGCTGGCTTATATAGAATAGCGCACCGAATCACATCGGTATTGTTAGGCTGCTTAGCAGAACCACCGTCATTTATTATGGCATACGTGCCAGCGCCCAGCAGCTGGTTGAGGCCGTTGGCCAAGTCCTGAAGCGCAGAGTTGTCGCCGTTGCCGTCGTTTTCCATTTCGCTGAGCCCAATGATATCGGGGTTCATGCGCGCCAGCCCGGCCATGATTTTACTGCGCTGGCGGGCAAAATCCTCTGCCGTTTTGGCTCCGCGCGGAGTAGGGTAGCCGCCTCCAGCCCCGTCGCCGTTGAAGTAGTTGAGCACATTAAAACTGGCAATTTTCAGGTCGAGGCGGCCGAAGGTGGGCACAGGTGGGCGCTTCACATCAAAGGAAGGAGCGTCCGAACCGGGCAAAGGCTGAATGCGCCATTTGTTGTAGGCGTAGCCCATGATGCCGCGCAGCTTCGGGATAGTGCTGCCTACACGAACGGTGCGCAGTTGTGGGTCGAGGAACGGAACGGGAGAGGGGTCGGAGGCGGCGCTGCCATCATCAAGCACCACGGACCGTTCTAGGTTAGCCGTCTGGTAGGCATTGATGGCGGCTAAATTGCTGGTGCCGGTGCTGCTGGTGCCAGTGGCCGGGTTGTCGTTCGGGTCGATGAACTGGGTGGGTTGGTAAAGCGTGCCGCCAGTGGTCAGAATCAACTCACCGCGGCGCTTGAGGCTGTATACATCGGCTACCGTGAGTGACACCGGAAACTGCACGCGCATGCCTTCAAAGTGCTCCAGATCAGCAGACGAATACTGGCCGGCCGGCAGCACAGAAAAGTCAGGTAGCTGATTTTTAGGCCACAATACCTCCACTTTGGGGTCTGTCAGGACTGCCTGCGTAAAGGAAGGGCCGGCGGCACTTTCCAGCACTGTACCTGTGATGCGCACATTGTCGCCGATGTTCACTTTGGCGTCGGGCTGCACCACGTAAAGCGCGTCGGAAGTGGCGGGGTTGCCATCGGAGGCCGAGGCTACCTCCTGCACGTAGAAGCCGGCCGGGCTAAGCCCAGGATATACGCCCGTCACTACTGCTTCGATGGTGTAGGTGCCAGGCGTAGCCGTGGCTCCACTGCCCTGAATAGCGCCGATATGGGTGAATGGTACCGCCGGAGCATCGGGGGCTGCCTGGGCGCTGGCAGGTGTGGTGTGGGGTAGAATGCTGAGCGTTAGAAGGGAGGTGCAGAGGGCGGCGGATTTTGAAGCCATGGATGGCGCGGGCAAGAGAGCAAAATGAGGAATAATGAATTATAAAAGTACCATGATCAGGCGTAATAATTACATGCCTTGAAAAGGGATTTTATCCGAACAAGGGGAAAAGCAGGATGAATGGGCCATGATACCCGGCAGGACTAGCGCTACTGGCCGCGCCGTGGCTGGCTTCGGCGCCGCTCAAAAGGAAATAACAGGGCATGCTGCTGGAAGTAAAAAGGAGAATGCCAGTTAATAATCGGTACTTGCAGCTGCGTACCGGACGCCCACCCCTGCCGCCAGCCCCGTGCGGCTCCGGTATCGTGGGTGGTGCCGGCCCGCGAATGAACTTAACCGTTCGGGCAATCCTTGACTGAAGTACCGATAGTAGTGGTAGCGCACTGATGACGGTTGCAGATGAGCCTTTCTGCGCCTAGTAGCTTACCGCATGGCGCTCTGCTTTGCGCCCTTCCCCGGTTCTTCCCATGTCTTCCTTCTACCAGCCATCTGCCGAGCTGCTGCACGCCTTTGGGTTTGTGCGGTTTGCTTCGCCGCCCGGCCAGGTCCGCTATAGCCGCCCCAGTGACTGTGGCCAGGAAACCATTGTGCTCTACGACGATGACGAGCTGACGCTGCTCGAAAATGTGAACAGCCAATTGCTCTACAGCTTTCAGGGCCGGCTGGCTTCGGAAGCCGAATTCCGAGTGTTGCTCCGGCAGGTAAACTGGCCTGCCGAAGTGCTGCGTTCCTCCTGATATTTTCTTCCCACTACCATGACAGATTCTTACCTGCGAAGCCTCGGCTTTGCCCCCACGGAACAGACCCAAAGTGCTATCCGGCCTGCCTTTAGTGCCGCGTGGCGCTACCAGCACGAACACATGGCCCAAGACGGAGCCTTGCTGTTTATCGAGCATCCGCTGGGCATTGATAGCTGCCGCCTGAGTGCTATGGAGGCGCCGCTGGCTGCCACTGATGTATTTGCGGCAGTGCCCCTACAGGACCAGCCGGCTCTGGAGCAAGCAGTAGCTTCCTACTTCACGGCGCATGGTGGCGTGGGCGAGGTTGTTCCGGCTTTTGTGCCGCATACCTACCTGCCTTACCGTCGGCAGCGTTAGGCGTCGGCCAGCGCATTTCACTCTTTTCTATTGTAGTTATGGACAAAGACTTACAACTCAGCCTCGCCAACAACGCAAAGGAATGGCTGGCTCTTTCGCTCTCCATTTCCTCGGCGGAGAAAATTTCTTTTGATAAGATCCACGACGGTTTTTTCTCTACCTACGGGGCTCACTTTATGGCGCATGTATACCGCGACACGTTTGAGCGGGTGCTGCAGAACACGCCGGAAGCTGAGCGCAACAAGCTCATTGTATCGTTTCGGGAATCGATGGACAAAGCTATTGACGACCACTACGCTACTAGCCAGGAATAACGGCTAAGGCGCAGAACCTTTCTATAAAACACAGCAAGGGGCCGTATCTGCCAGATACGGCCCCTTGCTGTGTTCTGAGCAGCGGAGCATGCTTCTACTCCCAGTCGTGTAGGAGGCGGCGCAGCAGTATAATCTGGCCGGTGTGGTACGCCGCATGGTCGGCAATCAGGTGTGCTTCGCGCAGGAGGGTCTGGCCAGTGCCGTGCGCAAGCGGAGCCAGTAAATCCTGCGTTTCGTCGTTGAGGAGCGCCAGAAAACGGGTGCGGTCTTGCCGGATGTGGGCAAGTGTTGCCTGCCACCGGGCGCTGCTAGCCGATTCGTGCGGAGCGGGCCAGTAGCCCTCAGGCCATTTCGGCGACTCGTGGTGTGCGTGCAGGCAGAACTCCACGATGTCCCACTGGGCAATGCGGACGTGCTCGGCCACTTGCCAGATAGTGTACGGCAGCCCTGGCACTTGCTTGTTGAGCAGTTCCGCCGGAACGTCGGTGCAGGCGTCCTCGAAGGGAACGTGGGCGTTGCCTTTGGTGAGCAGCTCCTGCAACTCATACACGAGGCGTTGGCGAGTGGTTGGATCCATAGCGAGGCTATACGGGAACAGGGCCGACATGGGGACGTTGCTTGCCGTTTGCTGGGGTAGCGCCGGCCGGTTTGGAAAATACAGCGGAAACTTCGTGCTACCGGGCACGGCCAGACTTGCTACCTTAGCAAAGTAGTAGTGCTCCCGGCTCGGCAGAGGGCCGGCCCCTGCGGGCTACTGCCAGATTAGATGGCTATGCATGTATTAGAGCGAAATAATGTAACGGTTACCGGGTTGGGAGGTCAGGCAATAGTGTTTGTACACGGCTTTGGCTGCAACCAGCGCATGTGGCGGCTGGTAGCACCGGCCTTTGAAGCGGATTACCGGGTGGTGCTGCTGGATTTGGTAGGCGCCGGCAACTCAGACCTGACCGCCTACGACCCCACCCGCTACAGCACGCTCCAGGCGCATGCCGAGGATATTCTGGAGGTGATGCAAACGCTGGAGTTGCACGAAGCCGTGTTCGTGGGCCACTCCGTGAGTGCCATGATAGGAGTGCTGGCGGCCGTGCAGGAGCCGGCGCGGTTTTCCCGGCTGGTGCTGGTGGCGCCGTCGCCGCGCTTTATCAACGATAAAAACTATACCGGCGGCTTCGAGCCAGCCGATATTGAAGAGCTGCTCGATGCCATGGACAGCAACTACCTGGGCTGGTCGGGAGCTATTACGCCGGTGATAATGGGCAATCCGGACCGGCCGGAGTTAACGCAGGAGCTCAGCAGTAGCTTTTGCAGCACCGACCCTACCATTGCGCGGCATTTCGCCCGGGTGACATTTCTGGCAGATAACCGCGCCGACTTGCCCCAGCTGCATACGCCGGCCCTCATCCTGCAATGCGCCCAGGATATGCTGGCCCCGCTGGCGGTTGGGCGTTACCTGCATCAGCAGCTCCCCGACAGCCAATTAGTGGTGCTGGACACATCGGGTCATTGCCCTCATCTGAGCGCGCCCGAAGCTACCATTGCGGCAATCAGACAGTTTCTGGAAGTCGCGCGTATGCCAGTAGTATGAGCGACGACAACCACGAGCTGCTGCCAGGCCTTGATTTGCGCCTGACCGAAAGCAACCTCGACGACCTCTACGACCTGGCACCCTGTGGGTATTGTTCCTGCCTGCCCGATGGTACGCTGGTCCGGCTCAACCAAACCTTGCTGAGCTGGCTGGGCTACCGCCGCGAAGAGTTGGTAGCCCAGCGGTGCCTGCAGGAGCTGTTTACGATAGGCGGGCGGCTGCACTACGAAACGCATGGCGCCCCACTGCTGCTACTCCAGAATCAGGTGCGGGAACTCAGCTATTTGCTGCGCCGCAAGGACGGCAGCACGCTGCCGGTATTGATGAACGCCGTGCTGGTGCGTACCGCCGAGGGCCAGCCGCTGGTTATCCATGCCACCCTGTTTGATATTACGGAACGCCGCAAATATGAGCAAGAGTTGCTGCGCACCAAGACGTTGGCGGAAGAGCAGCGCGAGCAACTGGCTCGCGCCAATGAGCAGCTGGTCAGCAAAAACGAACAGCTTACGCGCATCAATGCCGATCTGGACAGCTTCGTGTACACGGCCTCTCACGACCTGAAACAGCCCATCGACAACATGGCGGGCCTGTTTGAGGAATTGAAGGGCGCCGCGACCTTCCACGACCCCGAAGCTGCCCACATGATGACCATGTTTGAGGAGGCGCTACGGCAGATTCTGAGCACCATTCAGGGCCTGACGGCTGTGGTGCAGCAGCAGCGCCAACTTGAGCAGATGCCGGCCGAGGAAGTAGCGCTGCAGCCGTTTACGGAAGAAATAATTCGGAGCCTGCAGCCGATGCACGCCCCGCATGCCACCCCGTTTGTCCTCGATTTCAGGGCGCAGCCTACGCTTCGGATGGCTCGCTCCAGCCTGCACAGCATGCTCTACAACATGCTCAGCAACGCCCTGAAATATGCTATGCCCGGCCGGCCGCCACAGATCCGGATCAGCACGGAGCTGGCGGACGGCATGACGGTGCTGGTGGTGCAGGATAATGGCCGGGGCATCGATCTGACGCGCCATAGCAAGGAGCTGTTTCAGCTGTTCCGCCGCTTTCATCCGGACGTGGATGGCTCAGGCATGGGGCTTTACCTCGTCAACCGGCTCGTGCACCAAGTGGGGGGGCATGTGGAAGTAGAAAGCACCGTGGACCAGGGTACCACGTTCCGCATCTACCTGCCCCGGTAGCAGACAGCTAAACTTCCGAGCCGGCAGTCGGCCAGACGTAAGCACCGGAGCCAGAAGGATAAACGAAGCGGAAAATGCTGCCGACTGAGACTTCCAGAACCCGGGTAGCGTAGGCCGGAAACCTGTAAAACCTTGCTCGAAGACTTCGGCCTATAGCACAGAAAAGCCCCCACAACTACGGCTGTGGGGGCTTTTCTGTGTTGCTGCCTGCGGTACTGAGTGAGGGCAGATTACGGCAGGCAAGCTGCTATTCTACCACTAGCCGCTTGATAAGCACTCCTTCACTGGTAGTAAGATGCAGGGAATATACCCCGCTCGGTAGCTCGGCTACTTCGAATGCAACCTTGGTAGCCGTAGAAGTGGCTGGCAATGTGCGCTGCAGAAGTAGCTGGCCCACGCTATTGTGAAGCGTTACAGCCACCGGTTTGCGGGTGAGAGAAACCGGCACTTCCAGCCAGAACAGACGCTGTGCCGGATTGGGGTACACGCTTACTATATCGGCCAAGGCTGCGTGGCGGGAAGCCAGCGGCCCGGTGCTGAAGACCACGCTAGCCGTAGCCGGCGACGTAGCTCCCGCTGCACAATTGCTGGTAATAGTCAGCGAGTAAGTGGTGCTGGCGCTGAGGCCCGTAAGCGTTACGGGAGAAGCCGTGGGGGCCGGCGTAACCGTCGTGGCCGTGCCGCCTTGGGGCGTGTAGGTCACGGTGTAGCTCGTCGCCGTGGGGCTTGGCGTGAATGTGACCGTAGCTGTAGTGGCCGTGATGCCCGAAACAGCAGTGTTTGTAGGAGCTACGCACGCTACCGGCGTGGTAAACGTGACACATACGCCCGGCTGGGAAGCCCCGCTGCTGCAATTGGCCGCTACACACACCGAATACGTGGTGTTGGGTGCGAGGCCGGTAAGAGCCACCGGTGAGCTGGTAGGCGTTGGCGTTACTACCACTGGCAGGCCGCTTCCGGTCTGGTAAGACACCACATAGCTGGTGTTGCCGGCGCCGGGCGTGAAGCTTACCGTAGCCGATGAAGTAGTGATGTTGCTAACCAACACAGCCGTAACAGGCGGACAAGGTGCTGCCAGCGTAGTGAACGTGAGGGTTCCTACCGACGAAGTAGGATTGTTTGCGCCGCTACAGTTGTTGGTCACCGTCACGGTGTAGTTGGTAGCAGGCAGCAAACCTGTAAGAGCCACCGGCGAGCTGGTAGGAGCCGGGCTGATGGTAGTAGCCGTGCCGCCCTGCGGCGTATACGTCACCGTGTAGTTGTTGCTGATGCCGGCTGCCGGCGTGAAGGTCACGTTAGCCGACGTGCTGGTAACGGACGTAGCGGCCAGATTAGTAGGTGGGTTGCAGGGCGGGGCTGGCTGCGTGGTGAAGGTCGTAATGGCGGCAGGCGACTGGAACGGGCCACAGTTGGTGACTACACTCACAACATACGTGGCACCTGGTGTGAGGCCTGTGAGGTTTATAGGCGCTCCGGTAGGGTTGGGCGTCAGCGTGGTTGTGACGCCGTTGGTGGTGTAGCTTACGGTGTAGCTGTTGCCGTTGCCCAGGCCGAAAACCAGCTGTGCCGAGGTCATGGTAATGTTGGTGGCCGCCAGCGTGGAAGGTCCTGCACAGCCACTGGTAGTAAATGTCGTGACAGCTGGAGCAGAAGTTTCGCCGGGGGCGCAGTTGCTGGTCACACTCACCGTGTAGAGCGTACCCGGCGTGAGGCCGGTGAGGGCCACCGGCGAGGCCGTGGGAACAGGCGTGACAGTGGTAGCAGTGCCACCCTGCGGCGTATAGGTCACGGTGTAGCTGGTGCCGGCGCTGGGTGCTGCAAACGTCACGTTGGCCGAGGTAGGTGTAATCGTGGACACGGCCAGATTCGTCACGCTGGGGCAGGGTGGGTCGGTGGTGGCGCATACCGTAAACGCGCCGCCTGTGCCGCCGCCAATCTGCCACACGCGGGCATACACTGTGCTGCCAGGGGTGAGGCCGGCGGCCCGAACCTGAGAGTAGTTGTTGCCGCCAGAATTGTCGTTGCAGCCTAGCGAAGAGAGGCTGCCGCAAGTGCCGGAGTAGAGTTGCAGGCCAGTATCGGCTACGGAGCTACCACTGCTGGCGCCGGTGCTCACAATGACTACACCATTGGCGGGTACCACTGCGCTGAACCAGACGTCATTCACAATGCCGTTGCCGCAAGTAGGGGCGGGCACCGGCGCGGCCGAAGCCGTGGCTCCGAGAGTAGACGACGTAACCGGGGTGCAGCTAGCGCCAACAGTGAGGGCCGTAGGCGTGGCGCAATTGTCGTTGGCCGGTGCCGGGGCCAGGGTCGTGAAGGTGAGAGCCAGCGGCAGGCCGGACCCCGCCGGGCAGTTCGACTGAATAGTGGCCGTATAGACAGTATTCGGGGTGAGGCCGGTCAGGGCAACTGGTGAGGCACCGGGGTTGGGCGTAACCACCGTAACGGTGCCACCCTGCGCCGTGTAGGTCACGGTGTAGCTGGTAGCGCTGGCGCTGGGCGTAAACGACAGGCTGGCCGAGGTGCTGCTGATGTTGCTGATGGCTAGGTTGCTCACGCTGGGGCACAGCACATCCGTCTGGGCGCAGATGGTGAAGTCGCCGGTGGCGGCTGTGCCAAAACGCCACACGCGGGCATACACGGTGCTGCCGGGCGTGAGGCCCGTGCGGCGCAGCAACGAGAAGTTGCCATCCGGCGAGCTGTCATCGTCGCAGCCCAGCAGGGTGAGGGTACCGCAGCTGCCGGAATACAGTTCCAGGCCGGTATCCGTGAGCGTATTGCCGGCTACCCGGCCGGTTTCTACCTGCAGCGTACCACTAGCCGGCACTACCACGCTGAACCAGACGTCGCGGGCGACGCTGCCGGCGCAGCTGGACGCAAGTACTCCGCTCGAAAGCGTAGCGCCAGTGATGGTGCTGGTTATCGGCGCGCCGCAGGTGCCTATGCCTACACTGGTAATGGGGGTGGCCCCGGCGCAATCGTCGTTGGACGGTGTGCCGGCAGTAGCCGTGAAGATGCGGGTCAGAATGGAGCCTACGCCGGCCGGGCATACGCTCTGCAGCGTGACGGTGTATGTAGTGCCGGACGTGAGGCCCGTGAGCGTGGCCGGTGAACCCGTGACGGTGAGGGTGGTGGGAGTGCCGCCGATGGCCGGCACATACGTGACGTTGTAGCTGGTGGCGTTGCCGCTGGGCGTAAAGGTGAGGTCAGCGGTGGTGGTGCTGGTGCTGACGATGGCCAGGTTGGTAGGGTCGGGGCAGGCGGCGGCTCCCGTCACACAGATGGTGAAGGTGCCGCGGATGCTGTTGTCGTTCTGGCCGGCCACCAGCACATAATAGGTAGTGCTGGGCGTGAGCGTGGTGGAGCTGAGCGGCAGGGCCGGGCCGGTGGCACTTTGCGAGCAGCCAAGCTGAGTAAGTGGGCCGCTGCAGGAAGCAGCCGAGAACAGCCGGATCTGGCCGGCGGCATTGCCCGCTACGGTAATGGTGGCGCTGGTGCTGGCCCCACCCGTGGCGGGAGTCGTGAAGCTGTACCACACGTCAAGCGGGCTGGCGTCGAGGGCGCAGCCGGGGTTGGCGTAGCCGTTGGGGGTGGTGGTGCTGGCCCCGAAGGTGGTGCCGGAAGTGGGAGAGCAGGTGCTGGTGATGGGCAGCGCAATGGCGCCGCAGGGGTCATCGTTGAGCAGCGGCACCGTGAAGCTGAAGAAAGGCGAGGTGAGCGTGCTGCCGCCACACTCGGTGCGGACGGTGGCGAAGTAGGTGGTGCCGGGTGTAAGGCCCGTGAAGGTGGCGGGCGAGGTGGCGTTGTTGATGGTCTGGCCCCCGTTGAGCGTTACGGTGAAGGTGGTGTTGCCGGGGCCGGCCGTGAAGGCCACGGCGGCTGAAGTAGGCGTGGGGAACGTGACACCCAGCACGGCCGGGGCGCCGCAGGTGGGCGGGTCGGTGATGCAGATGGTGAACTGGCCCTGCGTATCGGTGGAGGTGTAGCCGGCGACCTGCACGTAGTAGGTGGTGCTGGGCTGCAGGGCCCCGGTCACGAGGCGGGGGGCGGCGGTGTTGCTGGCGTTGGAGGCGCTACAGCTGATCTGGGTGAAGGTGCCCGAGCAGGAAGCAGCCGAAAATAGCCGGATGAGGCCGGCCGGGTTGCCGGTGACGGTGATGGTAGCGCCCGCGCTGGCGCTGCCGGTAGCGGCCGTCGTGAAGCGGTACCAGACGTCTTTGGGAGTAGTGTTGTTGAAGGCGCCACAGGTATTGGAAACAGTGCCGTTGACGGTAGTGGTGGTGGCCCCGGTATTGGTTCCGACGGTGGGCACGGTGCACAGGCTGCCATTGAGCGTGAGCGGCTGGGCGCTACAGGGGTCGTCGTTGGCGGGGGCCTGCGCCCGGGCTGTGAGGGCCGCCAGGCAGAAGCCTGCCAGGAGCAGCACCCAATGACGCGGGGTGCGGGCGGGGGTGGCGGCAAGGCGGAACAGCCGCAGCAGCTTTGGTAGTAG
This genomic window contains:
- a CDS encoding ExeM/NucH family extracellular endonuclease; the encoded protein is MASKSAALCTSLLTLSILPHTTPASAQAAPDAPAVPFTHIGAIQGSGATATPGTYTIEAVVTGVYPGLSPAGFYVQEVASASDGNPATSDALYVVQPDAKVNIGDNVRITGTVLESAAGPSFTQAVLTDPKVEVLWPKNQLPDFSVLPAGQYSSADLEHFEGMRVQFPVSLTVADVYSLKRRGELILTTGGTLYQPTQFIDPNDNPATGTSSTGTSNLAAINAYQTANLERSVVLDDGSAASDPSPVPFLDPQLRTVRVGSTIPKLRGIMGYAYNKWRIQPLPGSDAPSFDVKRPPVPTFGRLDLKIASFNVLNYFNGDGAGGGYPTPRGAKTAEDFARQRSKIMAGLARMNPDIIGLSEMENDGNGDNSALQDLANGLNQLLGAGTYAIINDGGSAKQPNNTDVIRCAILYKPAAVTPLGPALLDMTPGVFERPPLGQLFITRRSARPDTLALVVNHFKSKGSGSGPNADLNDGQGGSNQRRREQARELVQFINQKVKPAGARHVVCIGDYNANYEEDPIDILRAAGLVTVTPPTSASYVFKGLTGSLDHCIVTPNMVGIIDVHKWNINSGEPPFLQYDAAGAATDVASPFRSSDHDPVLIGINFSGLAPSNAASARLYMYPNPEGGARAFSLPELPANVGPVSLEVNLPQGAPILRLQGSGPLLQSQLNRYTSHLAPGIYVLRIKGRGLDKTQRVMKQ
- a CDS encoding alpha/beta fold hydrolase; translation: MHVLERNNVTVTGLGGQAIVFVHGFGCNQRMWRLVAPAFEADYRVVLLDLVGAGNSDLTAYDPTRYSTLQAHAEDILEVMQTLELHEAVFVGHSVSAMIGVLAAVQEPARFSRLVLVAPSPRFINDKNYTGGFEPADIEELLDAMDSNYLGWSGAITPVIMGNPDRPELTQELSSSFCSTDPTIARHFARVTFLADNRADLPQLHTPALILQCAQDMLAPLAVGRYLHQQLPDSQLVVLDTSGHCPHLSAPEATIAAIRQFLEVARMPVV
- a CDS encoding HipA family kinase, yielding MPADALSLRTVDVTRYVTPLREGGSLPALVEANDDFLYVVKFRGAGQGPKALIAELIVGELARVLGLRVPELVFIELDEAFGRTEPDEEIQDLLRASTGLNLALHYLARASTFDPLVTTVDARLASQVVWLDALTLNVDRTARNTNMLLWHKELWLIDHGAALYVHHTAPNWAEQQRRLFPQIKDHVLLPQASELTAVDADSRALLTPEVIRAIVALVPDAWLLEPDLSVEAQREAYVRFLESRLAASETFVQEANAARHARV
- a CDS encoding sensor histidine kinase; its protein translation is MSDDNHELLPGLDLRLTESNLDDLYDLAPCGYCSCLPDGTLVRLNQTLLSWLGYRREELVAQRCLQELFTIGGRLHYETHGAPLLLLQNQVRELSYLLRRKDGSTLPVLMNAVLVRTAEGQPLVIHATLFDITERRKYEQELLRTKTLAEEQREQLARANEQLVSKNEQLTRINADLDSFVYTASHDLKQPIDNMAGLFEELKGAATFHDPEAAHMMTMFEEALRQILSTIQGLTAVVQQQRQLEQMPAEEVALQPFTEEIIRSLQPMHAPHATPFVLDFRAQPTLRMARSSLHSMLYNMLSNALKYAMPGRPPQIRISTELADGMTVLVVQDNGRGIDLTRHSKELFQLFRRFHPDVDGSGMGLYLVNRLVHQVGGHVEVESTVDQGTTFRIYLPR
- a CDS encoding DUF3037 domain-containing protein, yielding MHVFEYAVVRVVPRVEREEFCNVGVVLYCRDQGFLQCRFGLDEARLRALGGPDLDLEELQARLQAFERICQGRRQGGPIGQMGIAERFRWLTATRSTVVQTSAVHPGLCTDAAETLARLFSQLVE
- a CDS encoding DinB family protein — encoded protein: MDPTTRQRLVYELQELLTKGNAHVPFEDACTDVPAELLNKQVPGLPYTIWQVAEHVRIAQWDIVEFCLHAHHESPKWPEGYWPAPHESASSARWQATLAHIRQDRTRFLALLNDETQDLLAPLAHGTGQTLLREAHLIADHAAYHTGQIILLRRLLHDWE
- a CDS encoding fibronectin type III domain-containing protein, translating into MRPLLLAPQLLPKLLRLFRLAATPARTPRHWVLLLAGFCLAALTARAQAPANDDPCSAQPLTLNGSLCTVPTVGTNTGATTTTVNGTVSNTCGAFNNTTPKDVWYRFTTAATGSASAGATITVTGNPAGLIRLFSAASCSGTFTQISCSASNASNTAAPRLVTGALQPSTTYYVQVAGYTSTDTQGQFTICITDPPTCGAPAVLGVTFPTPTSAAVAFTAGPGNTTFTVTLNGGQTINNATSPATFTGLTPGTTYFATVRTECGGSTLTSPFFSFTVPLLNDDPCGAIALPITSTCSPTSGTTFGASTTTPNGYANPGCALDASPLDVWYSFTTPATGGASTSATITVAGNAAGQIRLFSAASCSGPLTQLGCSQSATGPALPLSSTTLTPSTTYYVLVAGQNDNSIRGTFTICVTGAAACPDPTNLAIVSTSTTTADLTFTPSGNATSYNVTYVPAIGGTPTTLTVTGSPATLTGLTSGTTYTVTLQSVCPAGVGSILTRIFTATAGTPSNDDCAGATPITSVGIGTCGAPITSTITGATLSSGVLASSCAGSVARDVWFSVVVPASGTLQVETGRVAGNTLTDTGLELYSGSCGTLTLLGCDDDSSPDGNFSLLRRTGLTPGSTVYARVWRFGTAATGDFTICAQTDVLCPSVSNLAISNISSTSASLSFTPSASATSYTVTYTAQGGTVTVVTPNPGASPVALTGLTPNTVYTATIQSNCPAGSGLPLALTFTTLAPAPANDNCATPTALTVGASCTPVTSSTLGATASAAPVPAPTCGNGIVNDVWFSAVVPANGVVIVSTGASSGSSVADTGLQLYSGTCGSLSSLGCNDNSGGNNYSQVRAAGLTPGSTVYARVWQIGGGTGGAFTVCATTDPPCPSVTNLAVSTITPTSANVTFAAPSAGTSYTVTYTPQGGTATTVTPVPTASPVALTGLTPGTLYTVSVTSNCAPGETSAPAVTTFTTSGCAGPSTLAATNITMTSAQLVFGLGNGNSYTVSYTTNGVTTTLTPNPTGAPINLTGLTPGATYVVSVVTNCGPFQSPAAITTFTTQPAPPCNPPTNLAATSVTSTSANVTFTPAAGISNNYTVTYTPQGGTATTISPAPTSSPVALTGLLPATNYTVTVTNNCSGANNPTSSVGTLTFTTLAAPCPPVTAVLVSNITTSSATVSFTPGAGNTSYVVSYQTGSGLPVVVTPTPTSSPVALTGLAPNTTYSVCVAANCSSGASQPGVCVTFTTPVACVAPTNTAVSGITATTATVTFTPSPTATSYTVTYTPQGGTATTVTPAPTASPVTLTGLSASTTYSLTITSNCAAGATSPATASVVFSTGPLASRHAALADIVSVYPNPAQRLFWLEVPVSLTRKPVAVTLHNSVGQLLLQRTLPATSTATKVAFEVAELPSGVYSLHLTTSEGVLIKRLVVE